A genomic region of Leptotrichia hofstadii contains the following coding sequences:
- a CDS encoding PTS transporter subunit EIIC gives MVYAMKNNGIFAVLQKIGRAFMLPIAVLPMAGILLGVGGSFTNPVLIKTYNLTFLEPGTPLNYLMQLFSNTGLFVFANLPLLFAVGVAIGLANKNKETAALSAVLGFLLFHTIIGTILSFKGITPDSVTYDALIGKGLSEAAARGTAALYAKELGIFTLQTGVFGGIVCGIMASAITNKFSDKKLPDYLAFFSGNRFVPVMTIILFIPLAAIFPFIWPTIFMGIVKAGEMFAATGAIGTFFYGFTMRLLNVFGLHHAIYPLFWYTQLGGYQEVGGQMVAGGQNIFFAQLADPSVKHFSAAATKTMTGGFLPMMFGLPAAALAMYRTADDKNKAAIKGILLSAALTSFLTGITEPIEFTFLFVAPVLYVIHAVLEGLAYMLMYVLNVAVGITFSRGIIDFTFFGLLQGNAKTSYYWILILGPVYALVYYFVFKTLILKFNILTPGRGDSENKLYTRKDYNEAKENTELIDNIVVSLGGAENIENIDACITRLRVTVKDASIVADDARWKELQAKGVIRSGKGIQVVYGTQAETYKNQIREKYRI, from the coding sequence ATGGTATATGCGATGAAAAATAATGGAATTTTTGCAGTATTACAGAAAATAGGTAGGGCTTTTATGTTACCTATCGCAGTATTGCCAATGGCGGGAATACTTTTAGGGGTGGGAGGTTCTTTTACGAATCCTGTCCTTATAAAAACGTATAATTTAACTTTTCTTGAACCGGGAACTCCGTTAAATTACCTTATGCAGCTGTTTTCTAACACAGGGTTATTTGTTTTTGCAAATTTACCTTTACTGTTTGCGGTTGGTGTAGCTATAGGGCTTGCAAATAAAAACAAAGAAACTGCCGCTTTATCAGCTGTTTTAGGATTTTTGCTTTTTCACACTATAATAGGAACAATATTGAGTTTTAAAGGAATAACTCCTGATTCAGTAACTTATGATGCTCTTATTGGAAAAGGTTTGAGTGAAGCCGCGGCAAGAGGAACGGCGGCATTATATGCGAAGGAACTTGGAATATTTACATTACAGACGGGTGTGTTTGGTGGTATCGTGTGTGGTATTATGGCTTCGGCAATTACAAACAAGTTTTCAGATAAAAAATTACCTGATTATTTGGCATTTTTCAGTGGAAATAGATTTGTGCCTGTCATGACGATTATTTTATTTATTCCTTTGGCAGCGATATTTCCGTTTATCTGGCCTACAATTTTTATGGGAATTGTAAAAGCTGGAGAAATGTTTGCAGCTACAGGGGCTATAGGAACATTCTTCTATGGATTTACAATGAGATTGTTAAATGTATTTGGATTGCACCATGCGATATATCCTCTGTTCTGGTATACTCAGCTTGGAGGTTATCAGGAAGTGGGAGGACAGATGGTAGCAGGAGGGCAAAATATATTCTTTGCGCAGCTTGCAGATCCTTCAGTAAAACATTTTAGCGCAGCGGCGACAAAAACAATGACAGGTGGATTTTTGCCTATGATGTTTGGATTACCTGCAGCGGCCCTTGCAATGTACAGAACTGCAGATGACAAGAATAAAGCGGCTATAAAAGGAATATTGCTGTCAGCTGCATTGACATCATTCCTTACAGGAATAACTGAACCAATAGAATTTACTTTCTTATTTGTAGCACCTGTACTATATGTAATTCATGCAGTGCTTGAAGGACTTGCCTATATGCTGATGTATGTGCTTAATGTGGCAGTAGGAATTACATTCTCAAGAGGAATTATAGATTTCACTTTCTTTGGACTTTTACAAGGAAATGCAAAGACTTCATATTACTGGATACTAATATTAGGCCCTGTATATGCACTTGTATATTACTTTGTGTTCAAAACATTAATTTTGAAATTTAACATTCTTACACCAGGTAGAGGAGATTCTGAAAATAAACTTTATACAAGAAAAGACTATAACGAAGCCAAAGAAAATACAGAACTTATAGACAATATAGTAGTTTCATTGGGAGGAGCAGAAAATATAGAAAATATAGATGCCTGCATTACAAGACTTAGAGTTACTGTAAAAGATGCCTCTATAGTTGCTGATGATGCGAGATGGAAAGAATTGCAGGCAAAAGGTGTAATTCGTTCTGGAAAAGGAATTCAGGTAGTATACGGAACTCAGGCTGAGACATATAAAAATCAAATAAGAGAAAAATATAGAATATAA
- the holA gene encoding DNA polymerase III subunit delta: MIYFIGGKKQREFKYFELLEKIRKENVGISESFFDVDLKENEKFLEKININSIFSSQELVVLKRAEKLKNIEEILKYIANLEIVNKEIIIDYDREDGKFGVKLKKLLDEFSKNKQMEVFLFQKETEEEIRAYVVNELDINARDVAMLLEMIGSNPFKVRNEVAKIKIFLDGEKFDIEKIKNIVSIEKEYQIYEMTRNILLNNPADVMRYLEQKKEYMGILYSLYNELEIMYKISSLKMKGRKFSKNYNTFKMEFEEIKEIFKSNTRIPNSYVIFKKIELEQNYTNASLKKLVFRCWEIEKDIKTGKIEMETGIEILIMEICSLFRKK, from the coding sequence ATGATTTATTTTATTGGAGGAAAAAAGCAAAGAGAATTTAAGTATTTTGAACTTTTGGAGAAAATTCGGAAAGAAAATGTTGGAATTAGTGAAAGTTTTTTTGATGTGGATTTGAAGGAAAATGAAAAATTTTTGGAAAAAATAAATATTAATTCCATATTTTCGAGTCAGGAACTGGTTGTATTGAAAAGAGCAGAAAAGCTTAAAAATATTGAGGAAATTTTGAAATACATAGCAAACCTTGAGATAGTAAATAAGGAAATTATTATTGATTATGACAGGGAAGACGGAAAATTCGGAGTAAAATTAAAAAAGCTGCTGGATGAATTTAGTAAAAATAAGCAAATGGAAGTTTTTTTATTTCAAAAGGAAACAGAAGAGGAAATACGGGCTTATGTTGTAAATGAACTGGATATAAACGCAAGGGATGTGGCAATGCTTCTTGAAATGATAGGGAGCAATCCGTTTAAGGTCAGAAATGAAGTTGCAAAAATAAAGATTTTTCTGGATGGAGAAAAGTTTGATATTGAAAAAATTAAAAATATTGTGTCTATTGAAAAAGAGTACCAAATTTATGAAATGACCCGAAACATATTGTTAAACAATCCGGCGGATGTAATGAGATACTTGGAGCAAAAAAAAGAATATATGGGAATCTTGTATTCTCTTTACAATGAACTTGAAATAATGTACAAAATAAGCTCGTTAAAAATGAAAGGGCGAAAATTCAGCAAAAATTACAACACTTTTAAAATGGAATTTGAAGAAATAAAGGAAATTTTCAAATCCAATACCAGAATCCCAAATTCCTATGTGATTTTCAAAAAAATAGAACTCGAACAAAACTACACAAATGCCAGTTTAAAAAAATTAGTTTTTAGATGCTGGGAAATTGAAAAAGATATAAAAACTGGAAAAATAGAGATGGAAACGGGAATTGAAATATTAATAATGGAAATTTGCTCATTATTTAGAAAAAAATAA
- a CDS encoding TetR/AcrR family transcriptional regulator — translation MEKSKKSYHHGNLREELIEKGIEVINEAGEEKLSLRKVAKMCGVSNAAPYTYFKKKSDLLYAMSDYIWGILAVELDRTRKKYENQEDLLVKLGKTYVMFFCENHRYYHFMISRKNMKIDLFSKFSKIENNNEKAFSILKIEAMKILEKMGVPNQAMQDKIIAMWALVQGLTTIMITNDIKYSESWEEKIEEIIKSVCIAK, via the coding sequence ATGGAAAAATCTAAAAAAAGTTACCATCATGGGAATTTACGAGAAGAATTGATTGAAAAAGGGATAGAGGTTATAAATGAAGCAGGAGAAGAAAAATTATCTTTAAGAAAAGTGGCTAAAATGTGTGGAGTAAGTAATGCGGCACCGTATACATATTTTAAGAAAAAAAGTGATTTGCTTTACGCAATGAGCGATTATATATGGGGAATATTGGCGGTGGAACTTGATAGAACGAGGAAAAAATATGAAAATCAAGAGGATTTGCTGGTAAAATTAGGAAAAACGTACGTTATGTTTTTTTGTGAGAATCATAGATACTATCATTTTATGATTTCAAGAAAAAATATGAAAATAGATTTATTCTCAAAGTTTTCAAAAATAGAAAATAATAATGAAAAAGCTTTTAGCATATTAAAAATTGAGGCAATGAAAATACTTGAAAAAATGGGAGTGCCAAATCAGGCTATGCAAGATAAAATTATAGCAATGTGGGCGTTGGTACAAGGATTGACAACAATAATGATTACAAATGATATAAAGTATTCTGAAAGCTGGGAAGAAAAAATAGAGGAGATAATAAAATCAGTTTGTATAGCGAAGTAA